Proteins encoded together in one Desulfovibrio intestinalis window:
- the serS gene encoding serine--tRNA ligase — protein sequence MIDLKLVQRQPEVLAKALADRHSDISVDAFLELDGKRRTLLTEVEGLKSKRNEASGQVAALKRSGQDAGELLAELSTLSDRIKELDVETAQAKADVESWLMRVPNIPDSTVPLGANEDENVEVNRWGTPRQFDFDVREHGDIGVALGGLDFERAARLTGSRFVVSLGWGARLERALAAFFLDRHTCHGDYTEVSPPYMVNRATMTGTAQLPKFEEDLFKLQDWDYFLIPTAEVPLTNLHAGEVLDEADLPRAYCAATPCFRSEAGSAGKDTRGMIRMHQFTKVEMVRFAHPEDSFNQLELMRGHACELLELLELPYRFITLCTGDMGFSSAKTYDVEVWMPAQKTYREISSCSNCTDFQARRADIRFKPKGGKAAFVHTLNGSGLPTGRTTAAILENCQQKDGSVILPKVLVPYMNGLEVIEPR from the coding sequence ATGATTGATCTCAAACTGGTGCAGAGGCAGCCCGAAGTTTTGGCCAAGGCTCTGGCCGACCGTCATTCGGACATCAGTGTGGATGCATTTCTGGAACTGGACGGCAAACGCCGCACCCTGCTCACAGAAGTGGAAGGCCTCAAAAGCAAGCGTAATGAAGCATCTGGGCAGGTGGCGGCCCTCAAGCGCTCTGGTCAGGATGCCGGGGAACTGCTTGCAGAACTTTCCACCCTGTCTGACCGCATCAAGGAGTTGGACGTCGAAACCGCACAGGCCAAGGCCGATGTGGAAAGCTGGCTCATGCGCGTGCCAAATATCCCCGACAGCACCGTGCCGCTGGGAGCCAATGAAGACGAAAATGTTGAAGTGAACCGCTGGGGCACGCCCCGTCAGTTTGATTTCGATGTGCGCGAACACGGCGACATTGGCGTTGCCCTGGGCGGGCTGGATTTTGAACGTGCCGCGCGCCTTACGGGCAGCCGTTTTGTGGTGTCCCTGGGTTGGGGCGCACGCCTTGAACGTGCCCTGGCCGCCTTTTTTCTCGACAGGCATACCTGCCACGGCGACTACACTGAAGTAAGCCCTCCCTATATGGTCAACCGCGCCACTATGACAGGCACGGCCCAGTTGCCCAAGTTTGAGGAAGACCTGTTCAAGTTGCAGGACTGGGACTATTTTCTCATTCCCACAGCCGAAGTGCCGCTGACCAACCTGCACGCAGGCGAAGTGCTGGACGAGGCTGACCTGCCCCGCGCCTACTGCGCCGCGACCCCCTGCTTCCGTTCCGAAGCGGGCAGCGCGGGCAAGGACACACGCGGCATGATACGCATGCACCAGTTCACCAAGGTTGAAATGGTACGCTTCGCTCACCCCGAAGACAGCTTCAACCAGCTTGAACTCATGCGCGGTCACGCCTGTGAACTGCTGGAACTGCTGGAACTGCCCTACCGTTTCATCACCCTGTGCACTGGTGATATGGGCTTTTCTTCTGCCAAAACCTACGACGTTGAAGTGTGGATGCCCGCGCAGAAAACCTACCGGGAAATATCGTCCTGCTCCAACTGCACCGACTTTCAGGCGCGCCGGGCAGACATCCGCTTCAAGCCCAAGGGTGGCAAGGCGGCTTTTGTCCACACCCTCAACGGTTCCGGCTTGCCCACTGGCCGCACCACCGCCGCCATACTGGAAAATTGCCAGCAAAAGGACGGCAGCGTGATTCTGCCCAAGGTGCTGGTGCCCTACATGAATGGTCTGGAAGTTATCGAACCGCGCTAG
- a CDS encoding putative quinol monooxygenase, with product MSEIRIVAELEVLPQHREALMPVLQALVDGSRGEAGNISYELTEDLSNVCRFFVIEAWASQQAIDEHNVTPHFTAFVAFTEGKLKHLAITLLKKVF from the coding sequence ATGAGTGAAATACGCATTGTCGCTGAACTGGAAGTGCTGCCCCAGCACCGTGAGGCCCTCATGCCCGTACTGCAGGCTCTGGTGGACGGCAGCAGGGGCGAGGCAGGCAACATAAGCTATGAGCTTACCGAGGACCTGTCCAATGTGTGCCGCTTTTTCGTTATTGAAGCCTGGGCTTCGCAACAGGCCATAGACGAGCACAACGTCACGCCGCACTTTACGGCTTTTGTGGCCTTTACCGAAGGCAAGCTCAAGCACTTGGCCATAACCCTGCTCAAGAAGGTTTTTTAG